A DNA window from Castanea sativa cultivar Marrone di Chiusa Pesio chromosome 7, ASM4071231v1 contains the following coding sequences:
- the LOC142644118 gene encoding putative glycosyltransferase At5g25310, with translation MESNYKPVKQKGNPYYSENFTTNYYQMERIFKVYMYPEDEVLNKYYQNGSEGYFFKNIKDSQFRTTIAQEAHLFFIPIRTHQMHNMGTSIEEMAIVVQNYFQSLITENPYWNKSQGADHFFINCHEIGVMATKGLPLMKNAIQVVCTSLDALEFNPLKDIIIPAQDLEPSTTTRKVVRDSELDRNYCSCQLSPFRAACMVESILEECVPAVVSFLNLDLPFNDTLDWTRFSIIGRTKDVHLNGEKLNKLHNNLLEIRKHFQWNSPPVRLDAFHTVI, from the exons ATGGAGAGCAATTACAAGCCAGTTAAACAGAAGGGAAATCCTTACTACTCAGAGAATTTTACTACGAATTACTATCAAATGGAAAGGATATTCAAGGTGTATATGTACCCAGAAGATGAAGTTCTCAACAAGTACTACCAGAATGGAAGCGAAGGCTACTTCTTCAAGAACATCAAAGATAGCCAGTTCCGCACCACTATTGCTCAAGAAGCTCACCTCTTCTTTATCCCCATTCGCACCCACCAAATGCACAACATG GGAACATCGATTGAGGAAATGGCCATTGTAGTCCAGAATTATTTCCAGAGCTTAATCACGGAAAACCCATATTGGAATAAAAGCCAAGGTGCAgatcattttttcataaattgcCATGAAATTGGTGTGATGGCTACAAAAGGATTGCCATTGATGAAGAATGCAATTCAAGTTGTGTGTACCTCTCTTGATGCATTGGAATTTAACCCATTAAAGGATATCATCATCCCAGCTCAAGATCTTGAACCGTCCACAACAACCAG GAAAGTAGTAAGAGATTCAGAACTTGATAGGAACTACTGCTCATGCCAGTTATCCCCATTTCGTGCTGCCTGTATGGTAGAATCGATCCTTGAGGAATGTGTTCCCGCAG TTGTCTCGTTCCTCAACCTTGATTTGCCATTCAATGATACTCTTGATTGGACGAGATTTTCTATTATAGGAAGAACTAAAGACGTACACTTAAATGGTGAAAAGCTCAACAAATTACATAACAACTTACTCGAG